The following coding sequences lie in one Methanocaldococcus sp. genomic window:
- a CDS encoding FAD synthase: protein MNKKRVVTAGTFDILHPGHYELLKFCKSLGDELIVIIARDETVKKIKGRKPIIPEEQRRIMVEALKPVDKAILGSLKNKLEPILKLKPDVIVLGPDQTTFDEETLRKELEKYNLYPEIVRFKNYVKCPFHSSFDIVKEIIRRFCNKEIKI, encoded by the coding sequence ATGAATAAAAAAAGAGTTGTTACGGCTGGAACATTTGATATTTTACATCCTGGACATTATGAATTATTAAAATTTTGTAAGAGTTTAGGTGATGAACTTATAGTAATAATAGCAAGGGACGAAACTGTCAAAAAAATTAAAGGAAGAAAACCAATAATTCCTGAAGAGCAGAGAAGAATAATGGTTGAAGCATTAAAACCTGTTGATAAAGCAATATTAGGAAGTTTGAAAAATAAATTAGAGCCAATATTAAAATTAAAACCAGATGTAATTGTTTTAGGTCCAGATCAAACCACATTTGATGAAGAAACTCTAAGAAAAGAACTTGAAAAATATAACTTATATCCTGAAATTGTTAGATTTAAAAATTATGTTAAATGTCCATTTCACAGTTCTTTTGATATAGTTAAAGAAATTATCAGAAGATTTTGTAATAAAGAAATTAAGATTTAA